The genomic DNA ATGGATCAGTTTTCTATGAATATCACTGCTATGATCATGCCTATGTACAATAGTACGATTTGTTTCCTTGTTTGAATGAACGACCTGCTAGTTCTTGCATTCCATTATTGGCATAGTGGCATCCGCCACCTTTGCTTTGACTTCATTCTTGACTCCTTTCATCAGAGTTCCAGATTCACAGACAACAACTCAGTCTTCCTTGAATGCAGGTGAGGAAGAACTGGTTTGTGTAGAAGAACAGGTTGAACTGCTGATGTGTTACACTTATGACTGGCATTCATTGGGTATCAGGAACAGTCAGCATGAATAACTATCTGGCTTCTCCTGTCTATGTTGGACAGGCAACAAGGAATCAATTAGCACGCAGGAACTAGTTGAAGATGGTAGTCTGTCACCAACTTTACCCCTTCACTGGTGCTTATTGAATGCTGAATATATAGAGCAGTTGGCAGGAACAGCAGCTGAGCTTCTCCATTCCTGCATTGGACATGGGTGGGGAATGGGCAGCTCATCGATTTGATATTGTATAAAACTGCAGATGAACTGGCAAATATTGGCTGATTGGGGGTACTCTTCATTTGAACGAAAGTTCTGTGTATAGATATATACAATTTCATGCAGTGCTGTTGTCGCGGATCAACTGACCTGGATTCCCTTCGAAATCAGGTTCTCGCATCCAGCCAGGAGGAGTCAGCTCATGAATGGGAGATCTGTCTACGAGACCATCCCTCTCTGTGGCCCAAATCAGTTGTATTCCTGTTAACTTCTCGTGTCCCCACCACGAACAGCTTCCCTTAGGGCTTATCTCCCGGTACTGAGCAAGGCTTATAGTTGGAGCACCCTTCACGACGTGTTTACATCTCTCTGGACCGTCTAATATCGCTGCAGGAAGCCTGGAGCCCATGACAGTCTCCTTCCACGTTTGTGCCTCTGCAAGAGCTGCTAGAGCCCCATGGTTGGTTGTGATCGACTCCTGGCCTTCGGGGGTTCGAGTAATGAGAGGGAAAGGCATGTTTTTAGCATGCAGGTTTATCCAAGGTATCACCCAGGTTTTGTTTCTCACGGTATCACGACGGTTCCAGGCTGGACTTTCTCTTGAATCGAGGGCATTGTAGTTTTGTCCGTCAAGAAGCCAGAGTCGTTCGATCTGTGGAAAGCTGCCACGCACGACAAGTTCACGCAGGGACTTAACCAATGGTAACCTTGCGCGCAAACCATTAGATTGATTTGGATGCTGACTTCTGTCCTCATTGCAGGTCAAAGCGTCTCCCGAGAGGTGACAGCTTATGATGCAGGTCTTGAGGGACTGGTAGATCGGAGCATGGAAATGAGCTTCATCTTTGATAGACCCATCTCTTGCAAAGTTTGGCAGCAAAAGAGCTGGACAGAGTGTTCCCATACTCAGGCGTAGATGATGCAACCGCGGCAAGCAACCTGCTATCCCTTCGCACACATGTTCAGACCCCGTACCCGTGCCATTGTACTTGAAGCGGTCCAGGTCCAACTCCAAATTGACGCAAGATTCAGGTAAGGCTGACAGAATCAAGCCGATTGTATCTTTGCGAGGTTCATACTGGCCGAATAAGGCAATAGACAGTGAGAAAGTGGTCAGGTTCGTCATTTTCGCCAACAGAGTAGGGAACAGTTGAAGAGAAAGCAATCTATCTATCTTCGCatgctcctcttcctcggtcTCCGTAAGCGGTATTCCCTCCGGTGTAGCTACCAGGCTTTTTGCATCAAGTGATACTGTCAAGGACCTCACATATTTCAGGACGTCAGAGTTGCTCTTGGGAGGGGGTTGAAGAAGACGTTGTGTGAACGGATGCAGGTTATGGTTCTGTAGAACGATGTCTCGATAAATCACTTGCAAAGTTATATCATGCCATCTCTTGCAGGAAAGGAGAGATGAGAATATCGAAGGGTCAGGCTTAGCCGAgttggaaggagaagaggagagcgATGACGGTAGTTTCACATAGTTCAATATATGAACCATGAGCTCTACTGGGAGCTGATTGATCAGACAGGAAGACATCCTCGAGGACACTCAGCTTCACGCTGGAGGGtgtgcttgcttgcttgctaGGTCAACAATGGAaggtggaagaggaagagtcCCAGAGCTGATGCAGGAAGTTCCGGCTGCCTCTCCGTGGCCAAGCGTAGCACGGTTTAGCTTCAGGTTGGGAATTATGCTAGCAGAACTAGTGGTTGAATCTAGTGGAGTTGGGCCCTGAGTTGCCCCGAAATAAACGCCGAGTTTATTTCAGATTTATGGGGGGTCCGAGCAGTTCGCTTAATCTTCATTGTGGATGTGTTCACTGTCCAATGACATATAGTAGAGAAAATTGGCCCCTCAAATACTCCGTAAATCAACGATATATCACCGAGCAATATGTGGGTACGGTTGAGCATTCCAACTGGATGCTACCTCGCTTACCTTTTCCCATAGCATCCAGAGAATCTCTAGTGGTTTTGGACCAGGCAAAGCCTCGTGTTCCAAGTGGGGTTCTTGGACTGGTAGAAATAGAGCTTATCAAGAGCTCTAGTGTTTGGTTACTAAAAGATATTTGCTGTATGGATGCTAATTGGGGCCTCTTAAGGTGTTGGCCGTTAGAGTCAAACGGACAAGTTTCAATCTTGGCTTGAAAGGGTAGAAAAAACGTTTTAAATAAAACCATGAGGCATTACTTGATTGATGGATTTGCTTGAAGCTTGTAATCCTGCTGAATTCCTTGCTATAAGTATAAACTCACATTCTATAGCAGATCTAGATTCCACGCCGTGGAAGCGCACCCTGGTAGCAATGGCATAGCCCGAACCCATAAGCAATGTAAATAATTATCACCTTTGCAGGTTTACAACACTCTCTCGCCTAACCAGTCACACCAACACAGTACCAGACATTCGCCTGCAGAGCAGTTCCACGGTTTGAACCGTTGTCGCCAAGAACAGTATTCCATTCGTAAAGCTCGTTAGGGGTGATGCTGTTCTTCTGTGCAAAGTCATAGCAGACATCACCCGATTTGGCCTGTGCAAATTGATTACAGTTGCTTGCAATGCTGTTTGGTTGAGTGGGTGAGGGGGTGACAACGGGGGAGGTGGTGCTGCTTGCAGTAGCAGTCGTCGATGAGGGCATAGAAGTGCTCATGCTTCCACTGCTCACTGGTTTTGAAGAGGAGACTGGCTTCGTGCCGTTGCAACTTCCATACTGGGACTGACTGCATTCGAATCGAATTGTTAATGTACATGGAACACAAGAAAGGAAGCCTTTAGTTCAACTTACCAGCCAAGAAGCGCGGAGCAATAATACTGATTGCTACCGCAGAATCTGGCAGCCGAGCAGCAGTCACCAAACCTGGATCGCTTACATACATACTGATTCTTGTATCTGCAAGTGCCATCAGGACTGGTACTTAATGGCGCTAATAACGACGCGGAGGATGTTGCAGTAGAGGTCGTGACGGTAGATGAGCCCGTAGGTGTTGACATCGAGCAGGGACCGCTCTGACAACCAGTCCCACAGAAGTCCGTAGCGTTTCCGCAACTAGGGGTTTGTTAAACCGTCAAATATTGGTCCTAACTATCGTGGGAGTACTCACTATCCAGATGATGAACAGCAGAGGCCAAACTTTGGCGGGCATTCGAGATAATTGAAATCACTTCCGCAGCGGCCGTCAGTTGAGTATGGCTTTCCTCCATCACAGGCTCCTTCTTGACAAACGCCCTCACCACAGTAAGCCTTGCCGCTGCCACAGCTATACGTCAAAGCAATAGATCAGTCAAACATCGAGCGTCAGTACTATTGCAGGGCAATGTGTGCCACTTACTATCCACCAGAGCCACAGTAGTTGCCAAAATTGCTACCGACACAGGTATTGGTCCAATTCTGCTGTGCGCCACACAGGCCGTTGTCGGAGATTGGGATTGGATATGAAGACCCCTCTAGAATCAGTATATCGTTTCAACAAGAAATATACAACTATCCTAGCAACGGACACGCAGTACACACTGCCAGGGACGAAGTTCTGACAGTTGCTTCCAATATCCGGATTTGCGAGCTGGAAGTAGTCCAGAGTGATATTGAATTGAGTCAAAACATCAGCGCATCCTGTCCAGACGTCTGTGGTATAGTTCATATGGCATTCTCCTGTGGATGAATTTGCGTTGAAGCTTTGTCGCGCGAGGAGTCCATGGACAGCATCGTTGGTCGATAGCGATGCCACTAGAGATACTAGCGCAGCCGAGCTGGTCAAAACAAGGCCTGATGAGAACATTTTTAAAGAAACAATAATTTGGAGAAGGTGTTGTCTTCCACACGCATCCTGGAATATGCAGAAAGATATAGGACTACCACAGCGTTTTCTGACAATAACTTTCGCTTTAGCTAAAGCTCAGTGAACTGCTATTGGCCTTCTTTCTGCTTTTGGTAATTTTTAACGAGTGATTTGGCCTAGACTAGCGCGGGTTTGAGCTTCTATCTCGTAGGCAGAATAGTGTAAGGTTTTCAGTTGAGAATCTTGAGACGATCCCACCGGTAGCTGAGAGCTTAGCTTGAGACCTAGCAAGGACAGAATAGAATTTCCGGCATAACTCCAAAGAAACAGCTCTCGATGGAGTGTGACTAAAATCCTTTCGGCACTCCTAGTTCAAAATAAAGCATGTCAGCTCCATGATTTACTACTGTCGAGCGCCGGTGAGCTGGGTCATACTTTGTCTGGTGGGGGCTGCTCCTCGTGTTTTAATTAGACTTGTTATGCTGTCTCGTATCTGCATCTTATCCGACATGCTCAATTGAATATCATTATCTCATGGCAAGGTCCATGGCCTGACTGTCAAAAGTTCAAACTAGACTATTGCAAACTAATCGGAAATTAACATCTAAACGCTCGATTATTCGTATCCTTCCCGGCAGCATAGAGCAAGCGATGCTGACAAGTGCTGAACTAGCACGACTCCTTCAAGTCTCCAGTAACATCCACCGTGATGTCTCACAATAGCCTCGTGAAGAAAACCCAATAACACCGTGGTTCTCATTGCAGTGGTCCCTCGGCCAACTTTAGTAGATTCGCAGCAGAGCAAGGTATCCACACGCAGTGAAGTCCGGGTGGCTCCAGTTCTACCTGGTATATAAATCAAAGCAGGAAGCCATGAAATATTGTGGCTCGGAGAATCAAGGACGAGTTATGCCAATTCTATAGCCATTCATAATGGCAGCATTCTGCCGTTTCACACTCTACCTTGTCACAGCTTTGTGGAATGATAATTTTGATGCTCAAGTCGACTCCATCTTCAAAACTtcccaaaaaagaaataaagagACTCGGATCTTGCTCTTCCGATTCACGTGGGCCCATTAATAATATGACGCTCTTTCCTGGATGTTTAAAAATAAAACAATCCCGGAATTCATTCAAACCTATCTGAATAGCATCAACGTCAAAATGGACGTCTTGCTGGATGTGCTAGATACATTCGTGCTGGATCGCGCATACGCCGTGGTCTTGCCTGTCCATGACAATGCCATCAAGCCTTCTGTGTTATACAACGAGAATGTCGGACGTTATCTGGAGCTTGTGCCTAGTCAATGGGCATATCTTTCGCGCTTGCCTAGAGAGCATATCTTACGGCAGTTTCTGAGCTTCTTTTTGATCACTTGGTGAGTATCCTGCGTGGACAAAATGGCAGAATTGCATGGATTGACGAATTGCAATCTTTAGGGTCTTCGGTCTGTTTCTATACTTCCTTAGCGCAACGATCTCCTACTACTTCGTCTACGACCATCGAACTATGCAGCACCCTAAATTCTTACGCAACCAGATCCCTATGGAGATCCGGCAGGCACTGAGCGCGATGCCCGTCATGGCTGCCTTGACAGCCCCGTTCTTCGTGGCCGAAACGCAAGGACTCACCAAGCTCTACGATTTCCCGACAGAGGCGCCGTTCCCTCTCTACAACTATATCCAGTATCCGCTTTTCATCGCATTTACGGACTTTGGCATCTACTGGATTCACCGTGGACTGCACCATCCGATGATCTATAAGCGATTCCACAAGCCGCATCACAAATGGATCATTTCGACTCCGTATGCCAGTTATGCGTTCCATCCGCTGGACGGCTGGGCTCAAAGTGTCCCGTACCATGTGTTTCCGGTTCTGTTCCCTCTTCAGAAGGCAGCATACTTGGGTCTGTTTACGTTCGTCACCATCTGGACCGTCATGATTCGTGAGTTCTTACCGGGATTAGATGTATTAATAGAAACTGACACCATATTAGATGACGGTGAGTATGCGATGAACTCGCCCGTGGTCAACGGATCTGCCTGCCATACTATTCACCACTACTACTTCAACTACAACTATGGCCAATTCACCACGTTCTGGGACCGCGTCGGAGGCAGCTACCGCAAGCCCAACGCCGAGCTGTTTGACCGTGAACAGCgcatggagaagaaggagattgACAAGCAAGTCAAGGAGATGAACCAGTTGGTGCAGGAGGTtgaaggagaggatgatCGGTGTTATAGCACAGGAACCGAAAAGAAGGATTCATGACCTTTTTCGGGAAGGAAATTGGGCCTAGGGAAGAACTGTAAATATTTATAGACAGTAGTGTGCATCTTAATAAGACCATGATGATGACCCCCTCTACTGTGATCTCAGAATCCGAGTGTATGGCGGAAATGTATCCTTTATCCGTCTCTACTGTATATATCCGCCTCTCGGACTTGGTCCGTACGGCCTTTTAAATACAACGGCATTCCGTCTTCGCCATTGATCGAAAACACAATTCATGGAAAACGACAAAATGCCCCTCCCTACTCACTTCACCCTCAACACCGGCGCCCAGATCCCTGCCGTCGGCTTCGGCACCTGGCAAGCTGCCCCGCACGAAGTCGAGCGCGCCGTTGAAAGCGCCCTGCGAGAGGGATACCGTCACATTGATTGCGCTGCTATTTATCGCAACGAGACGGAAGTT from Aspergillus chevalieri M1 DNA, chromosome 1, nearly complete sequence includes the following:
- a CDS encoding uncharacterized protein (COG:S;~EggNog:ENOG410PU32), with translation MTNLTTFSLSIALFGQYEPRKDTIGLILSALPESCVNLELDLDRFKYNGTGTGSEHVCEGIAGCLPRLHHLRLSMGTLCPALLLPNFARDGSIKDEAHFHAPIYQSLKTCIISCHLSGDALTCNEDRSQHPNQSNGLRARLPLVKSLRELVVRGSFPQIERLWLLDGQNYNALDSRESPAWNRRDTVRNKTWVIPWINLHAKNMPFPLITRTPEGQESITTNHGALAALAEAQTWKETVMGSRLPAAILDGPERCKHVVKGAPTISLAQYREISPKGSCSWWGHEKLTGIQLIWATERDGLVDRSPIHELTPPGWMREPDFEGNPGQLIRDNSTA
- a CDS encoding LysM peptidoglycan-binding domain-containing protein (COG:S;~EggNog:ENOG410PHCM;~InterPro:IPR018392,IPR036779), producing the protein MSTSMPSSTTATASSTTSPVVTPSPTQPNSIASNCNQFAQAKSGDVCYDFAQKNSITPNELYEWNTVLGDNGSNRGTALQANVWYCVGVTG
- a CDS encoding sterol desaturase family protein (COG:I;~EggNog:ENOG410Q1U2;~InterPro:IPR006694;~PFAM:PF04116;~TransMembrane:3 (o64-90i110-129o149-169i);~go_function: GO:0005506 - iron ion binding [Evidence IEA];~go_function: GO:0016491 - oxidoreductase activity [Evidence IEA];~go_process: GO:0008610 - lipid biosynthetic process [Evidence IEA];~go_process: GO:0055114 - oxidation-reduction process [Evidence IEA]) → MDVLLDVLDTFVLDRAYAVVLPVHDNAIKPSVLYNENVGRYLELVPSQWAYLSRLPREHILRQFLSFFLITWVFGLFLYFLSATISYYFVYDHRTMQHPKFLRNQIPMEIRQALSAMPVMAALTAPFFVAETQGLTKLYDFPTEAPFPLYNYIQYPLFIAFTDFGIYWIHRGLHHPMIYKRFHKPHHKWIISTPYASYAFHPLDGWAQSVPYHVFPVLFPLQKAAYLGLFTFVTIWTVMIHDGEYAMNSPVVNGSACHTIHHYYFNYNYGQFTTFWDRVGGSYRKPNAELFDREQRMEKKEIDKQVKEMNQLVQEVEGEDDRCYSTGTEKKDS